One window of the Deinococcus depolymerans genome contains the following:
- a CDS encoding pitrilysin family protein: protein MPARSHPIPAHLWTLPGGLTVAFERRSGPGFAFDLRVPVGSAHDPAGQEGASGVLEEWLFKGAGGLDARALQDAFDDLGVRRGGGVGPEATRFSVSGLTADLRAALTLTASVLNSPHLPEDELPVLTDLARQDLEGLLDSPADRLATLARQTAFPTPPGAPLSGYGHPASGTPQGLEALTPASLRAHLQRYGQAGSVLGLVADLDPGEARDLTAAALGDLRPGVHDPIPAALRTRAHAHTTDPDAEQTHLSLTMPGVPPGHPDWMAWQVALTALSGGSASRLFHAVREERGLAYAVSASPVILGGQGFLGAYAGSTPARAPETLQVILAELHRLPQGLTPAEFGRARAGLDASVVFGAESMRARAHALTRDAAVFGRIRSVPELREALAALTLDDVNAFLARYHPAPDVTTVTIGPEAHGPGEPLTAGNAEPTPPQPSDHPSETLHA from the coding sequence CGCGCGTTCCCACCCCATTCCCGCGCACCTCTGGACGCTGCCCGGCGGCCTGACGGTCGCCTTCGAACGCCGGTCCGGTCCCGGCTTCGCCTTCGACCTGCGCGTGCCCGTCGGCAGCGCCCACGATCCTGCCGGGCAGGAAGGGGCCAGCGGCGTGCTGGAAGAATGGCTGTTCAAGGGTGCCGGCGGACTGGACGCCCGCGCCCTGCAGGACGCCTTCGACGACCTCGGCGTCCGCCGGGGTGGCGGGGTCGGCCCCGAAGCGACCCGCTTCTCCGTCAGCGGCCTGACCGCCGACCTGCGCGCCGCGCTCACCCTGACCGCCAGCGTCCTGAACAGCCCTCACCTGCCGGAAGACGAACTGCCGGTCCTGACCGACCTGGCCCGCCAGGACCTCGAGGGGCTGCTGGACAGTCCCGCCGACCGCCTCGCCACGCTGGCGCGGCAGACGGCGTTCCCCACCCCGCCCGGCGCGCCCCTGAGCGGGTACGGGCACCCCGCCAGCGGCACCCCGCAGGGCCTGGAAGCCCTGACGCCCGCCTCGCTGCGCGCCCACCTGCAGCGCTACGGGCAGGCAGGCAGCGTCCTGGGCCTCGTGGCGGACCTGGACCCCGGCGAGGCCCGCGACCTGACGGCCGCCGCGCTCGGCGACCTGCGCCCCGGCGTGCACGACCCCATTCCCGCTGCGCTGCGCACCCGCGCCCACGCGCACACCACCGACCCCGACGCCGAGCAGACGCACCTGAGCCTCACCATGCCCGGCGTACCCCCCGGCCACCCGGACTGGATGGCGTGGCAGGTCGCCCTGACCGCCCTGAGCGGCGGCAGCGCCAGCCGCCTGTTCCACGCGGTGCGCGAGGAACGCGGCCTGGCATACGCCGTGAGCGCCAGCCCGGTCATCCTGGGCGGGCAGGGATTCCTGGGCGCGTACGCCGGCAGCACCCCCGCCCGCGCACCCGAGACGCTGCAGGTCATCCTGGCAGAACTGCACCGCCTCCCGCAGGGCCTGACGCCCGCCGAGTTCGGCCGCGCCCGCGCCGGCCTGGACGCCAGCGTGGTCTTCGGCGCCGAGAGCATGCGCGCCCGCGCGCACGCCCTGACCCGCGACGCCGCCGTGTTCGGCCGGATCCGCAGCGTCCCGGAACTCCGCGAGGCCCTGGCCGCCCTGACCCTGGACGACGTGAACGCCTTCCTGGCCCGCTACCACCCCGCGCCGGACGTCACGACCGTCACCATCGGCCCCGAGGCGCACGGCCCCGGCGAACCCCTGACGGCCGGGAACGCCGAACCCACCCCCCCACAGCCTTCCGATCACCCCAGCGAGACCCTGCATGCCTGA